In Lysinibacillus sp. FSL M8-0337, the following proteins share a genomic window:
- a CDS encoding helix-turn-helix domain-containing protein, giving the protein MSVIEPVVLTKGVPGEACPIAKTLDVIGTKWTFLIIRDLLIEGTMRFSDLLKSMDGISPKTLSLRLKTLEDHGILIKKVFPEVPPRVEYTLTDKGKLLEGVFIELKRFGLNL; this is encoded by the coding sequence ATGAGTGTGATTGAGCCAGTAGTGTTGACCAAAGGAGTACCAGGTGAGGCTTGCCCCATTGCGAAAACACTTGATGTAATTGGGACTAAATGGACTTTTTTAATTATTCGCGATTTACTTATAGAAGGAACAATGCGGTTCAGTGACCTATTAAAATCTATGGATGGAATTAGTCCGAAAACACTTTCCCTCCGTCTTAAAACACTAGAAGATCATGGGATTTTGATTAAAAAGGTTTTCCCAGAAGTTCCCCCTCGTGTGGAATATACGTTAACAGACAAAGGAAAACTGTTGGAAGGTGTTTTCATTGAATTAAAGCGATTTGGATTAAATTTATAA
- a CDS encoding radical SAM protein yields MKSELFYKNPKTILNKGTGFLAGYTHSLNPYTGCSFGCSYCYVRALPVALFRDGEWGNWVDIKNGAANLLKKELQRAKAKGNVTIFMSSSTDPYQPIEHKEKVTRSLLEVMVADPPNFLLVQTRSPLVSRDIDLLQQFKEKVRVSITIETDSETIRKHFTPDAPPIQARFKTLETLAANGIPTQVAIAPILPSGEYFPEKLKPFVDRICLDDYFLGDGSGGNRTRKLGMEEKYAQLGLKDWYGSHVINNVYNRFIKTFPESDVYLSQAGFEP; encoded by the coding sequence ATGAAAAGTGAATTATTCTATAAAAATCCAAAAACGATTCTGAATAAAGGAACTGGCTTTCTTGCTGGATATACGCATTCACTAAATCCTTATACTGGCTGTTCATTTGGGTGCTCCTATTGTTATGTCCGAGCATTGCCTGTTGCACTTTTTCGAGATGGTGAATGGGGCAATTGGGTCGATATAAAAAACGGAGCTGCAAATTTATTAAAAAAGGAGCTTCAGCGCGCCAAAGCTAAAGGAAATGTAACCATTTTTATGTCATCAAGTACAGATCCTTATCAACCAATCGAGCATAAGGAAAAAGTGACAAGGTCCTTACTAGAAGTGATGGTCGCAGATCCCCCAAACTTCCTTTTAGTACAGACTAGAAGCCCACTTGTAAGCCGTGATATTGATTTGCTACAACAATTTAAAGAGAAAGTTCGAGTAAGTATAACGATTGAGACAGATTCCGAAACAATACGTAAACATTTTACGCCAGATGCACCACCAATTCAGGCGCGTTTTAAGACATTAGAAACATTAGCAGCCAACGGAATCCCGACCCAAGTGGCTATAGCCCCCATTTTACCAAGTGGGGAATATTTTCCAGAGAAATTGAAACCATTCGTCGATCGAATATGTTTGGATGACTACTTTTTAGGAGATGGCAGTGGTGGAAATCGCACAAGAAAACTTGGCATGGAGGAGAAATATGCCCAACTTGGTTTAAAAGATTGGTACGGATCACATGTAATTAATAATGTCTATAATCGATTTATTAAAACCTTTCCAGAAAGTGATGTTTATCTAAGTCAAGCAGGATTTGAGCCGTAA
- a CDS encoding methylated-DNA--[protein]-cysteine S-methyltransferase, whose translation MVTNNKTTLYWSLLTFEDWHFYIASTSKGLVYVSSQNSSFDELIEWSKKRFPESPLIEDNKKLEPYIVELIQYLEGKRKTFTMPFDYVGTPFQIAVWNALCDIPYGQTKSYSEIANAINKPAAVRAVGTAIGANPVLITVPCHRVIGKNGSLTGYRGGLAMKIQLLDLEKRTSTSYE comes from the coding sequence GTGGTAACAAACAATAAAACAACGCTTTATTGGTCTTTACTAACGTTTGAAGATTGGCATTTTTATATTGCTTCCACTTCAAAAGGGTTAGTGTATGTAAGTTCACAGAACAGCTCATTCGATGAGTTAATCGAGTGGTCTAAGAAGCGCTTTCCAGAAAGTCCACTAATTGAAGATAATAAAAAGCTAGAACCCTATATTGTTGAATTGATTCAATACCTAGAAGGAAAGCGAAAAACATTTACTATGCCATTTGATTATGTAGGGACACCATTTCAGATAGCAGTGTGGAATGCACTTTGTGATATTCCTTATGGACAGACGAAATCCTATTCCGAAATTGCCAATGCTATTAATAAGCCAGCAGCTGTTCGTGCAGTTGGCACGGCGATTGGAGCCAATCCAGTATTAATTACTGTACCGTGCCATCGTGTAATTGGCAAGAATGGCTCATTAACAGGCTATCGGGGAGGATTAGCAATGAAGATACAGCTCCTAGATTTAGAAAAGCGAACTTCAACTAGCTACGAGTGA
- a CDS encoding bifunctional transcriptional activator/DNA repair enzyme AdaA — MLDRFNHECHDKTSNDMEQITDEKWQAIINNDPTYNHQFFYAVKSTGIFCKPSCKSRVPKKENVCIFQNAEQALRANFRPCKRCKPTNEKLPDSEWVELITAYIDKNYTEKLTLESLATICHGSPYHMHRTFKKIKGITPVEYIQQVRVHEAKQLLMQTNKAIGDIAICVGMMNTPYFITLFKKKTGLTPSQFRQMHITGGKDSGNKQ; from the coding sequence ATGCTAGATAGGTTCAATCACGAGTGTCATGATAAAACTTCAAATGATATGGAACAGATAACAGATGAAAAGTGGCAAGCTATAATTAATAATGATCCAACGTATAATCATCAATTTTTCTATGCTGTAAAATCAACAGGGATATTCTGTAAACCATCTTGTAAATCGCGCGTCCCGAAAAAAGAAAATGTCTGCATTTTTCAAAACGCAGAACAAGCTCTACGTGCAAATTTTCGGCCTTGTAAACGTTGCAAGCCAACGAATGAAAAATTGCCTGATAGCGAATGGGTTGAGCTAATTACTGCCTACATTGATAAAAATTACACAGAAAAATTAACCTTAGAATCGTTAGCCACAATTTGCCATGGGAGTCCCTATCATATGCATCGCACATTTAAAAAAATTAAGGGTATAACACCTGTTGAATATATACAACAAGTTCGCGTACATGAGGCTAAACAATTATTAATGCAGACAAATAAAGCCATTGGAGATATTGCCATTTGTGTAGGAATGATGAATACGCCTTATTTTATTACGTTATTTAAAAAGAAAACAGGATTGACACCTTCTCAATTTCGACAAATGCATATAACTGGAGGAAAAGATAGTGGTAACAAACAATAA
- a CDS encoding 2OG-Fe(II) oxygenase, whose product MVQEIKTRVENLDWDTIQNELDAQGFAKLPVILTKAECEFLKALYLEKEPYRTTINMQRYRFGNGEYKYFSYPLPAIVQSLREVFYVELSKTANRWLGYLRKTAQFPNNLQDFLTICEENEQTRPTPLLLKYETGGFNCLHQDLYGDIFFPFQVVFVLNQREKDFCGGESLLVEQIPRAQSRGHVITLDQGSALIFPTNYRVVLGQKGYYKNKVRHGVSTVTFGERFGLGIIFHDAT is encoded by the coding sequence ATGGTTCAAGAGATAAAAACACGAGTAGAAAACTTAGATTGGGACACCATTCAAAATGAATTAGATGCACAAGGGTTTGCAAAGCTTCCCGTGATTTTAACAAAGGCGGAATGTGAATTTCTAAAAGCGTTGTATCTTGAGAAGGAGCCGTACAGAACAACAATCAATATGCAACGCTATCGCTTTGGCAATGGGGAATACAAATACTTTTCCTATCCACTACCTGCTATTGTCCAAAGTTTAAGAGAGGTCTTCTATGTAGAATTGTCTAAAACAGCTAATCGTTGGTTGGGGTATTTACGAAAAACAGCACAGTTTCCCAACAACCTTCAAGATTTTTTGACCATCTGTGAAGAAAATGAGCAAACAAGACCAACACCTTTACTATTAAAGTATGAAACAGGGGGCTTTAATTGTTTGCATCAAGATTTATACGGCGATATATTTTTCCCATTTCAAGTAGTCTTTGTCTTAAATCAACGTGAAAAAGATTTTTGCGGTGGAGAATCGCTATTAGTGGAACAAATTCCTCGTGCTCAAAGTAGAGGACATGTTATTACTTTAGATCAAGGCAGTGCGCTTATTTTCCCTACGAACTATAGAGTTGTTCTTGGTCAAAAAGGGTATTACAAAAATAAGGTGCGTCACGGAGTAAGTACGGTTACTTTCGGGGAACGTTTTGGTCTTGGAATCATTTTTCATGATGCGACATAA
- a CDS encoding DNA-3-methyladenine glycosylase: MIWHENNDEMVIPLPNHFDMNANLNYLLREKNECMYEVENDVITKVIAIGEMRSLVQISVSQHNQMIVQFLNDSRPNDKRIRQQIVKYIYEWFDLENDLTPFYDMATTDPLLEMPARKFYGLRVVGIPHLFEALCWGVLGQQINLAFAYSLKKQFVESFGDFIEWKGKKYWVFPTYEHIAQLTPSDLADIKMTAKKSEYIIGIAKLMANGTLSKEKLQTMNFKDAEKSLIQIRGIGPWTANYVLMRCLRFQTAFPIDDVGLINSIKVLRNMTQKPTKDEILELSAPWKNWESYATFYLWRVLY; the protein is encoded by the coding sequence GTGATATGGCATGAAAATAATGATGAGATGGTCATTCCATTACCTAACCATTTCGATATGAATGCAAACCTAAACTATCTATTACGAGAAAAAAATGAATGTATGTATGAGGTTGAGAATGATGTTATTACAAAGGTTATTGCGATAGGAGAAATGCGCTCCTTAGTACAGATTAGCGTAAGCCAACATAACCAAATGATTGTTCAATTCCTAAATGATTCTAGACCGAATGATAAGCGGATACGACAACAAATTGTAAAATATATTTATGAATGGTTTGACCTTGAGAACGATTTAACGCCTTTTTATGATATGGCAACTACAGACCCATTACTTGAAATGCCTGCCCGAAAATTTTATGGATTGCGTGTAGTGGGCATTCCTCATTTATTTGAAGCATTATGCTGGGGCGTTTTAGGGCAACAAATTAATTTAGCGTTTGCCTATTCCTTAAAGAAGCAATTTGTAGAAAGCTTTGGCGATTTTATCGAATGGAAAGGGAAAAAATATTGGGTGTTCCCAACGTACGAACACATTGCACAGTTAACACCATCCGACCTAGCAGATATCAAAATGACGGCAAAAAAAAGTGAATATATCATTGGTATTGCTAAATTAATGGCAAATGGTACTTTATCGAAGGAAAAATTACAAACAATGAACTTTAAAGATGCCGAAAAAAGCTTAATTCAAATACGAGGAATCGGTCCATGGACAGCTAATTACGTACTGATGCGCTGCCTAAGATTCCAAACAGCTTTCCCAATTGATGATGTCGGTCTGATTAATTCGATAAAAGTATTACGTAATATGACGCAAAAGCCTACAAAAGATGAAATTTTAGAACTATCAGCGCCATGGAAAAACTGGGAATCATACGCTACCTTTTATTTATGGCGTGTTTTATACTGA
- a CDS encoding class I SAM-dependent methyltransferase: MNNKWNKIIYKVGSSFYDRFFNTGVFLKTRKKIFQEVPFQSKQKILFVGIGTGADLEYIDYMNYDITAIDYSPDMLAIAKSKFERSAIQFLEMDAQKMTFEDESFDYIVASLILSVVPDEHKCFEEMIRVLKQDGKILIFDKFAAKHQRITVTKKLLRPIISLLGTDIGRSFEDMFSQQKQRLKIIKDDPVMLKGMYRYIEVMKVK; this comes from the coding sequence TTGAATAATAAGTGGAATAAGATTATCTACAAAGTGGGCTCTTCTTTCTATGATAGATTTTTTAATACTGGTGTTTTTTTGAAGACGAGAAAAAAGATTTTTCAAGAAGTCCCTTTTCAAAGCAAGCAGAAAATCTTATTTGTTGGGATCGGTACTGGAGCTGATTTAGAATACATTGACTATATGAATTATGATATTACAGCCATTGATTATTCTCCTGATATGTTAGCAATCGCTAAAAGTAAATTCGAGCGCTCTGCTATCCAATTTTTAGAAATGGATGCGCAAAAAATGACTTTTGAAGATGAATCATTCGATTATATTGTGGCGAGTTTAATTCTTTCCGTCGTGCCTGATGAACATAAATGCTTTGAAGAAATGATTCGCGTTTTAAAGCAGGATGGAAAAATACTAATTTTCGATAAATTTGCTGCTAAACATCAACGAATAACGGTAACAAAAAAGCTGTTAAGGCCCATTATAAGCCTATTAGGCACTGATATTGGAAGAAGTTTTGAGGATATGTTTAGCCAACAAAAACAAAGGCTTAAAATTATAAAGGATGACCCAGTTATGTTAAAAGGAATGTATAGATATATTGAAGTCATGAAAGTTAAGTAA
- the adhP gene encoding alcohol dehydrogenase AdhP, which produces MIAAVVTKDKKVRVEEKQLRPLKHGEALVQTEFCGVCHTDLHVKNADFGDVTGIVLGHEGIGKVIEVAEGVTSLKVGDRVSIAWMYESCGHCEYCTTGRETLCRDVKNAGYTVDGAMAEQVIVSADYAVKVPANLDPAAASSVTCAGVTTYKAVKVSNIRPGQWIGIFGIGGLGNLAVQYAKHVYGANVVAFDINDEKLAFAKEVGADAIVNLLNEDPIAKAKELTNGKGLDATVVTAVAKTPFNQAIDVVKAGARVVAVGLPVDKMDLDIPRLVLDGIQVIGTLVGTRQDLQEAFQFAAEGKVVPKVTLRKIEEINEIMEEMEQGKITGRMVIDFTK; this is translated from the coding sequence ATGATAGCAGCAGTCGTAACGAAAGACAAAAAAGTAAGGGTAGAAGAGAAACAACTAAGACCATTGAAACATGGTGAAGCATTAGTACAAACAGAATTTTGTGGTGTTTGTCATACGGACCTGCATGTCAAAAATGCAGATTTCGGTGATGTTACAGGGATTGTATTAGGTCATGAAGGTATTGGTAAAGTGATAGAAGTTGCAGAAGGGGTTACATCTCTAAAAGTTGGTGACCGAGTATCTATTGCTTGGATGTATGAGAGCTGCGGACATTGTGAATATTGTACGACAGGGCGTGAAACACTATGTCGCGATGTTAAAAATGCAGGGTATACAGTAGATGGTGCTATGGCCGAGCAGGTGATTGTATCAGCTGATTATGCAGTGAAAGTTCCAGCTAATTTAGATCCAGCAGCCGCTTCTTCTGTCACTTGTGCAGGTGTGACAACTTACAAGGCGGTGAAAGTGTCAAATATCCGTCCAGGACAATGGATCGGGATATTTGGTATTGGTGGTCTCGGCAACTTAGCTGTGCAATATGCCAAACATGTCTATGGTGCAAACGTAGTGGCGTTCGATATCAATGATGAGAAGCTAGCATTTGCTAAAGAAGTAGGGGCAGACGCTATTGTTAATTTATTAAATGAAGACCCAATTGCGAAAGCAAAAGAACTGACAAATGGGAAAGGCTTAGATGCAACCGTGGTCACAGCTGTAGCTAAAACGCCGTTCAATCAAGCGATTGATGTGGTAAAAGCAGGCGCACGTGTAGTAGCAGTTGGTTTACCTGTAGATAAAATGGATTTAGATATCCCTCGTTTAGTACTGGATGGTATCCAAGTGATTGGTACATTAGTAGGTACACGCCAAGACTTACAAGAAGCATTCCAGTTTGCGGCAGAAGGTAAGGTAGTACCGAAAGTAACATTACGAAAAATCGAGGAAATTAACGAGATTATGGAAGAGATGGAACAAGGTAAAATAACAGGACGTATGGTAATTGACTTTACGAAATAA
- a CDS encoding DinB family protein: MSKQLIIGDVTQELTSTRRILERLPEEHMSWRPHDKSMTLGGLATHLINLLNWQIAIIQRTELDLSTVPLRREALEKQSDILEEFDANVTKLSKLLIECDDKALGDEWTLRHGHHIIRQQPRALALRTFGISHMVHHRAQLGVYLRLLNIAVPGFYGPSADEEI; encoded by the coding sequence ATGAGTAAACAATTAATCATCGGCGACGTAACACAAGAACTAACTTCTACACGTCGCATATTGGAACGCTTACCGGAGGAGCATATGTCATGGCGACCACATGATAAATCCATGACTCTCGGTGGACTAGCCACACATCTAATAAATCTGCTAAACTGGCAAATCGCGATTATTCAGCGCACGGAGTTGGATCTTTCAACAGTGCCACTTCGACGAGAGGCATTAGAAAAACAATCTGACATTCTAGAAGAATTTGACGCAAACGTCACAAAGCTTAGCAAGCTGCTCATCGAATGTGATGACAAAGCGCTCGGCGATGAATGGACGCTTCGCCATGGCCATCATATTATACGCCAACAGCCGCGAGCACTTGCGTTACGTACTTTTGGTATTAGTCATATGGTTCACCACCGTGCACAACTGGGCGTATACTTACGCCTTCTTAATATAGCAGTGCCAGGCTTTTATGGTCCATCAGCTGATGAAGAAATCTAA
- a CDS encoding glycosyltransferase: MDTLTNKNQQDVIISIIIPAHNEEKYIGKCLDSISKASKLLQNEVEIIVVLNRCTDRTEEIAKSYNCITIDNDDKNLSKIRNTGVEKARGEIIVTIDADTQMNEHMLTKVVQNLSSGKYIGGGVTGKFERMSLGIFVSTMLLIGPLLIKYGAISVGIFWCYKEDFKSINGFNEELLMAEDADFAKRLKVWGKKKGQKYGTIQNGMITSSRKFDKHGDWVLLRRPKLILAYLKGTDKHYADEAYYENHDR; encoded by the coding sequence ATGGACACTTTAACAAATAAGAATCAACAAGACGTAATCATTTCTATTATTATACCCGCTCATAATGAAGAAAAGTACATTGGAAAATGCTTAGACTCTATTTCAAAAGCGTCAAAATTACTCCAAAATGAAGTTGAAATCATTGTTGTGCTAAATCGCTGTACAGACAGAACGGAAGAAATTGCGAAATCATATAACTGTATCACAATAGATAATGACGATAAAAATCTTTCTAAAATTAGGAACACAGGCGTTGAAAAAGCTAGGGGCGAAATTATTGTAACAATAGATGCAGATACACAGATGAATGAGCATATGCTTACAAAGGTAGTACAAAACTTGAGCTCGGGAAAGTATATTGGCGGAGGAGTTACAGGGAAATTTGAAAGAATGTCTTTAGGGATATTCGTTTCAACTATGTTATTAATAGGACCCTTACTTATTAAATATGGCGCCATATCCGTGGGCATTTTTTGGTGCTACAAAGAGGATTTTAAGTCCATTAACGGATTTAATGAAGAGTTGCTTATGGCGGAAGATGCTGATTTTGCTAAACGCTTAAAAGTGTGGGGAAAAAAGAAAGGACAAAAATACGGAACAATTCAAAATGGTATGATTACCTCCAGCAGAAAGTTTGATAAACACGGAGACTGGGTGTTACTTAGACGGCCGAAATTAATTTTAGCCTATCTGAAAGGAACAGATAAACACTATGCAGATGAAGCCTATTATGAAAATCATGATCGCTAA
- a CDS encoding MFS transporter gives MDKRIYLLSTIAFIVGLVELVIGGLLPLIAEDLNISYGKVGMLISMFSLSFAISGPILLSLTSMMERKRLFLIVLFIFFVSNMMIVLSDMYVVLMSARILSAMCASLLVSLCITIASQISDEAYTARAIGLVLMGVSASLVFGVPFSLWLGSELGWRAPFLFIAILTLMLMLIVFFVLGTIEPKKKLPIKAQVKAIKERKILLIHSISIVFFTGHMTLYAYLTPFLQSTLHLSEKSLSLMYLIIGISSICGSLLGGYFTDRISAKRTIISVLSFFTLTIVAIPFLKFSVVLFVGAILLWSLLSWSLQPAIQSYIVSTASTTSDIHQSLNNSGAHIGMALGSTIGGITIDAYSAEINAIIGGTMTCIALIVALLTFKWQKTT, from the coding sequence ATGGATAAAAGAATTTACCTATTATCGACGATTGCTTTTATAGTTGGTCTAGTTGAATTAGTAATTGGAGGGTTGCTTCCACTGATTGCGGAAGATTTAAATATTTCGTATGGCAAAGTAGGAATGTTAATCTCCATGTTTTCATTAAGTTTTGCCATATCAGGTCCCATTTTATTATCTTTAACTTCAATGATGGAGCGCAAAAGATTATTTCTCATCGTTTTGTTTATTTTCTTTGTGTCTAATATGATGATTGTGTTGAGTGATATGTATGTTGTTCTTATGAGCGCTAGAATTTTATCAGCTATGTGTGCGTCGCTACTTGTTTCGTTATGTATCACCATCGCTTCTCAAATAAGTGATGAGGCTTATACAGCAAGAGCAATCGGCCTTGTATTAATGGGGGTTAGTGCTTCCCTCGTGTTTGGTGTTCCGTTTAGTTTATGGTTAGGCAGCGAATTAGGTTGGCGGGCACCATTTCTTTTTATTGCTATTTTGACATTAATGCTGATGTTAATAGTATTTTTTGTATTAGGAACAATTGAGCCCAAGAAGAAATTGCCTATTAAAGCCCAAGTAAAGGCGATAAAGGAGCGAAAGATTTTACTTATTCATTCAATCTCTATCGTGTTTTTTACAGGTCATATGACTTTATATGCATATTTAACACCATTTCTTCAGTCCACGCTACATTTGTCAGAGAAGTCTCTTAGCCTGATGTATTTAATCATCGGTATATCCTCCATATGCGGGAGTTTACTAGGTGGATATTTTACTGATCGTATTAGTGCAAAACGAACGATTATTTCCGTATTGTCCTTCTTTACATTAACGATTGTTGCAATTCCGTTCTTAAAATTTTCCGTTGTTCTGTTCGTTGGGGCCATATTATTATGGAGTCTACTAAGTTGGTCACTACAACCTGCGATTCAAAGCTATATTGTTTCTACTGCATCGACTACATCAGATATCCATCAAAGTTTAAATAATTCTGGTGCTCATATTGGCATGGCATTAGGTTCTACAATAGGGGGCATAACCATTGATGCATATAGTGCTGAAATAAATGCCATTATCGGTGGCACAATGACTTGCATCGCATTAATAGTAGCTCTTCTGACCTTTAAATGGCAAAAAACTACGTAG
- a CDS encoding PLP-dependent aminotransferase family protein, translated as MLKVNREDKIPIWQQLLDQAIHHITTGKWPPGELLPPSRELALLVGVSRSTIQIVYEELFSRGYTVTNWRGGTRVSEWGLKANSAEETTSHGPSTPALPLLNTAVDELNSWFRGTENPNVEIDFCPHEPYLDEHFQKNWRQSFLQASSEADLTTWGYGNPYGFTPLREQIQRYLTFERGVHVDIDQIILTSGAQHSIDLIAQALLTEGETVSVEDPGFPAAWMTMKYRRMNVVSVPVDEYGIQVNRIHPQSKLIFVTPSHQCAVGVIMSEPRRQQLLQKSAQEQFWIVEDDYDGEFRYRGGPLPTLFSQQPQNTLYMMSFSKMVAPGIRISAVIGPKDAIRQLAQVQALTYRHLPIMEQLTLSHFIEHGHFMRHMRRARNVYRRRHEAMAKAIMATGLAERFKLSGIETGLHMLLEAEESFDEEAMTNLALDKGIRVYPLSKYCLETNRKGWVLGFAKVDEGAIEEGINRLAKILL; from the coding sequence ATGTTAAAAGTAAACCGAGAAGATAAAATTCCGATTTGGCAACAGTTGCTGGATCAGGCTATCCATCATATAACAACTGGAAAATGGCCACCAGGTGAATTACTTCCTCCATCCCGAGAGCTTGCCTTATTAGTCGGCGTTTCACGCTCAACAATACAAATTGTTTATGAGGAATTATTTAGTCGGGGCTATACCGTTACTAATTGGCGTGGTGGAACAAGGGTAAGTGAATGGGGATTGAAAGCTAATTCGGCAGAAGAAACTACCTCTCATGGACCATCTACGCCAGCATTACCTTTATTAAACACGGCAGTTGATGAATTAAACAGTTGGTTTAGAGGCACAGAAAATCCAAATGTAGAAATTGATTTTTGTCCTCATGAGCCTTATTTAGACGAGCACTTCCAAAAAAATTGGAGACAATCTTTTTTACAGGCTTCATCCGAAGCAGATTTGACCACTTGGGGTTATGGCAACCCTTATGGTTTTACTCCGCTCCGTGAACAGATTCAACGTTATCTAACATTTGAAAGAGGTGTTCATGTAGATATTGACCAAATCATTTTAACTTCCGGTGCACAGCATAGCATTGATCTAATTGCGCAAGCACTGTTAACGGAAGGAGAAACCGTTTCTGTTGAAGATCCTGGATTCCCTGCTGCCTGGATGACCATGAAATATCGGCGAATGAATGTCGTTTCCGTACCTGTTGATGAGTATGGAATACAAGTAAATCGTATTCATCCGCAAAGTAAGCTTATTTTTGTTACACCTTCTCACCAATGTGCAGTTGGAGTTATTATGTCTGAACCACGGAGACAACAATTGCTTCAAAAGTCTGCGCAAGAGCAATTTTGGATTGTAGAAGATGATTATGATGGCGAATTTAGGTATCGTGGTGGGCCGCTTCCTACTTTGTTCAGCCAACAACCACAGAACACATTGTATATGATGAGTTTTTCCAAAATGGTGGCACCAGGCATACGCATTTCGGCAGTGATTGGGCCAAAGGATGCCATTCGTCAGCTTGCTCAAGTACAAGCCCTAACCTATCGACATCTGCCGATAATGGAACAACTAACGCTTAGTCATTTTATTGAGCACGGTCATTTTATGCGGCATATGAGGAGAGCAAGAAATGTATATCGACGCAGACATGAAGCAATGGCCAAGGCCATCATGGCAACTGGACTAGCTGAACGTTTTAAACTAAGTGGCATTGAAACAGGCTTGCATATGCTTCTTGAAGCTGAAGAATCGTTTGATGAAGAAGCGATGACAAACCTAGCGCTCGACAAGGGAATTCGCGTTTATCCACTTAGTAAGTATTGTTTAGAAACGAATCGAAAAGGATGGGTACTGGGATTTGCTAAAGTTGATGAAGGCGCAATTGAAGAAGGCATTAACCGCCTTGCCAAGATACTTTTATAA